The DNA segment AATGAATATTGTAAATGCTATGAACAATGAACCATATTACATGGACTGTTTGACTGCACGTACTTTGGCTAAAATTATTGTGGAGGTATttgtattaaaagttaaaatttattttgttttttctattaaataaatagataaatcaaTTCATGTGTGTTAATTTAAAGAGCAACCTgaatcttttattaaaaatttcattcatttttattattaaatgataatGTGACTGATAGAGAAATTAAGGGGCAAAATGAAAGCCATTAAGCTAACAAATGCAGATTGTAAATGTTATAAATAATGAACTTGAATGCATGCCTTTGGGTAAAATATCATGGAAACTCTTGTACTAATAGTTGAATTGCATTTTGCTCCCTCTACTTAAAAAATGAACACATTAATCCcaatatgttaaataaaaaagtaaagtggttatttcattaaaaattctatccatttctactattaaatcaAGACATGATTGACAGAACAGCCAGGGGACAAAATGAAAGCCATGAAACTCACAAATGCATATtgtaatgttacaaacaatgaacCATACGACGTGGACCACCTAAATGCATGCCTTTGGGTAAAAATGTCATGGAAGTCTTTGTATTAAGAGTCGAATTGCATTTTGCTCACTTTGCTCAAAGATTAAGTAAATTATTTCTTACGCATTAAATCAAAAAGCAAAGTGtttcttctataaaaaatttcatccGTTTCTACTATAAAATCATGTGTGACTGATAGAACAACCAAAGGCAAAATGAAAGAAATTAAGCTAATAAATGCTGATTGTAATGTCATGAACAATGAAACCTTATGATATGGACTGCCTGAGTGCACACCCTTGAGTTAATAGGAAATGGAGGTCCATACATAAGAAGGtatgtatgtttatatatatatatatgatgtgagaCTAGTTTTATAAGTAAAAACAAATAGAGTACAGAGCCAATTTCAGACCAGGTTCTAGCATTCAACTTGCCTTTGGCTAAGTCAAAAAGAAACAAAGTCCTTATGGGACCAAATTaaataccaaaaacaaaaaaactattCTGAGAGGGATTAAAAAAAGACAAAAggcaaaatgaaacaaaaacaaaacccttGAAGATGATAGGATTAGAAGGCTTATATTCCCTATATATTACTCCAACTCGAGTGTAAGTGTAAGATAcagattatgttttaatttagaataatataatttttgacaCTTAaagttgatgattaaattcattttggtatttatgttttttttctaattcaCTTTATCGCTTGAATTTAATAATTGGGTTCATTTTgacttttaaacttaaaaaatataaaagtttaatgaTATGACACTTTAATATCGTATCatatcatcacttgaaaattaaaaaagttatataaatttttaagtaatGATGTGGTATAATCTCAAAGTCTTGCATCGAGTGTTTATAATCAAACGGATTATTAAATCAGTTAAACCACCGATTCCTAATTCAATCAGTTCAATTGTTAAATcaacaataatattattaaacCTATTCAACAGTCAATTTTTGTCCCAAATTTcgatttttaacaattttaagcAATTTTCAATACGATCGgttcaattcttttatttatattgttatatCAATCGATTCTCAATCCAATTGATTCAACTAACTAACCTAACATTGTTCTGATAACAATAATCGtatcatcaaaatttaaaatccaaGTTTAAATACTAGAATGATTGTAATTATCATATACAATATCCATGTGTGTGACACGAGCGTGAGAAAAATAAGCTATATAacctttctctctctctttctttcacTTTCATGGCCTTAAATACCCCATTCTTCCATCTGTTCTCTGTTATTTTACATTCCCAAACTGATAGATGTCCATGTTTTCTCCCATTTAATGCCTAAGGTCTTGCATATGCAACACCTTATCTTCATTTTGTTCCACTTTTTTTCGAGTTTTTTCAATCATCTTTTCAGCTCACATGGCCTCAAGGACCATACCATCCAAGCCTGCAAGACAACTGGGTGAACTCCTTGAAGAACAACAAGAGCCTTTTATCTTAGAAGTTTACCTTTCAGAAAAAGGGTGTGGTGCTAAGAACTTAACTCCCATCCATGGTGGTTCAACCAAAAACAAGACCAAAAAGGGTATCCCACAACACATCCCCAAGGTACTTAAACTTATACCATGTAACAAATTCTTTACAAGCAAAGGGTTAAGAAGAACCAATAATCCCAATGATGAAGATGGAAAGACAGATACATTTTCTTGCTCAGCACTGTGTAATTCAAGCTCAGATAGTGACATAGATGAAGAAgaagcatcatcatcatcaatgtcTTCAAAAATGGCAGAAAAAGCTGTTGTAGATACAAACATGGAAGATACTAAGCAACACAGTCCACAATCAGTATTAGAAGCTATGTCTACTTCCACAGGTTCATCACTTCGACACCCAATTTTGATCTGATtttaaattaagggttaaatcatTATTTAGTCTGAATTTGGCAACTTTTCCCATACTGAGGTCTAATCTATTTTTTGGACGTCTAATCTATTTTTTGTCCAAGTAAGACCATAAACTTAAGCAATTGCTCTCACATCAAATTTGAGCTGGGCAATTTTTCTTACATTGGagtctgaattttttttattcaagttgatccctgaacttGGCAACTATTCCATATTAGGGCTTAaactttttttgtccaagttagtcccTAAACAATTATTCGACAACTATTTTCATGTACATTAGGgcttaaacttgacaattataGGTTTGAACTAAGCAACTATTCCCACATTAGgacttaaaatttctttttttaagttaGTCTCTGAATTTGGCAATTATTCCCATGTTCTATATGAAGGTTTGAAGTAGGCAGTTATTTCCAAGTTAGGGTTTGAACTATTTTTTTCAAGTTCAGCCTTGTTGGACATAATTGTCAAGTTCTGGGACTAATTTagacaaaatataataataaagccCCAATGTGGGAAAAGTTACCAAGTTCAGGTCCTAAATTCAATTACTAAAAATACTAACCCTCATGGTTTAAATTAAAAACAGGTTCCAATACAATGCAGAAAAGCTTCATTTGGCCCAAGTTAATAACAGAGGAATCAATATTATCAGCTACACTATGGAATTTGCTTCTACAAACAACAGATTCAGAACAGTCAAGTGGTTCATCACCATTTTCAATGTCAAAAAGGGTATTACAGCAAACAAAGCAGCTACTGTTAGACTGTGTAAGAGAGCTTGTGGATCATAACAATGGCTGTATGAAAGAAGGGAAAGGGAAAAGGTATTTAGGGTCAGAAGAGATTGGGAATGTTATCTGTGAGAAAATAAAAGGATGGGGAAAACAACGTGGGGATGAAACAAACATACAAGAGATGTTGGAATTGGATGTAATTGAAACAAAGCAAGAATGGGAGGGTTTTGAGATTGAATCATATAAAAAGGAGATGGGGATATGTATTGGAAATGCCATTGTTGAAGAGCTTATAAGTGATGTTGTTATGGATATGATTGATGGATTGATTTTGTTAGATAACATAACATGAATGTAATTTTGGTTTTGCTTTGCTTCTAATTTCCaattactattttgattttatGTGCTTCTTCTAATCTTCTTTCCTCTCTTTAGATTTATTGCATAATGatagaaattaataaatatattattaaaggAGTTAACTGCATCAAACATATTTAAACTATTGATATTATACTAATCAAGTCCTATTGTTattaaaatcgttaatttaatTGTTATCTTGTACATCGGGTCTTatacaacaaaatttaaaatgaaaattttaataaaaaatgaatgtTGTAAAattcttaatctttttatttttttagtttttacttttaaaaattatactgcaatgtcttatttttaaaaatatttaatttttaaatttagttagaTAAGATTTGATGTGTCATTTAATGGTTTCAATAATAAAAGCACCTTACTGATATAACATTATGGTTTTTTTACCTCgattaattttaatccaaatttaaaacccaatttatttgGTCAAAATACAAATTAGACCCAACTTAATCTAATCATAGAAAGACGATAAACTAGACCAACCTAAACTTGAGTTGGTTTGAACTTGACATTGTCTCGTATTAAAAAAAGGTTTTGAACCCCAAATAATTCAACTTAAAATGGttcgaataaataatttaaaattatttcaaccTGAAATGACCAAACCACAACGATATTAACTTATAATGACCtaacccaaaaaaatttaaacaaaattaatcaaataaaaaatcaaattacccAGAATTCCagcacacaaaaaaaaataaaagaatttgttgtttgcTTGTATAGTGCAGCACTTGAATGCCATCCATAATTGACAAagggaaaaataatatattaatgattgaaccgaaatttaattgaatataattaatgatattctttttgagaaataatataataaatgatTGAACCATAGTGTTGGAGCTTTTATTAAATGATGGATTTGATCTATTGAGGTTGAC comes from the Gossypium hirsutum isolate 1008001.06 chromosome A06, Gossypium_hirsutum_v2.1, whole genome shotgun sequence genome and includes:
- the LOC107930545 gene encoding uncharacterized protein, which encodes MASRTIPSKPARQLGELLEEQQEPFILEVYLSEKGCGAKNLTPIHGGSTKNKTKKGIPQHIPKVLKLIPCNKFFTSKGLRRTNNPNDEDGKTDTFSCSALCNSSSDSDIDEEEASSSSMSSKMAEKAVVDTNMEDTKQHSPQSVLEAMSTSTGSNTMQKSFIWPKLITEESILSATLWNLLLQTTDSEQSSGSSPFSMSKRVLQQTKQLLLDCVRELVDHNNGCMKEGKGKRYLGSEEIGNVICEKIKGWGKQRGDETNIQEMLELDVIETKQEWEGFEIESYKKEMGICIGNAIVEELISDVVMDMIDGLILLDNIT